From the genome of Paraburkholderia largidicola:
ACCCAGCGACTGAATCGCCCTGTTCGGACTCGCTTTCGCTACGCCTGCCCTAATCGGTTAAGCTCGCCACTGAATGTAAGTCGCTGACCCATTATACAAAAGGTACGCCGTCACCCCTTGCGAGGCTCCGACTGTTTGTATGCATGCGGTTTCAGGATCTGTTTCACTCCCCTCCCGGGGTTCTTTTCGCCTTTCCCTCACGGTACTGGTTCACTATCGGTCGATCACGAGTATTTAGCCTTGGAGGATGGTCCCCCCATCTTCAGACAGGATTTCACGTGTCCCGCCCTACTTGTCGTACACCTAGTTCTTCCTCGCTGTTTTCGCCTACGGGGCTATCACCCACTATGGCCGCACTTTCCAGAGCGTTTGGCTAACAACGAAGATAAAGAGTACAGGCTGGTCCCATTTCGCTCGCCACTACTTTGGGAATCTCGGTTGATTTCTGTTCCTGCGGTTACTTAGATGTTTCAGTTCACCGCGTTCGCTTCACATGGCCTATGTATTCAGCCATGGATGACCCATACGGGCCGGGTTTCCCCATTCGGATATCGGAGGATCAAAGCTCGTTTGCCAGCTCCCCTCCGCTTTTCGCAGGCTACCGCGTCCTTCATCGCCTGTGATCGCCAAGGCATCCACCACATGCACTTGTTCGCTTGACCCTATAACGGGTGTGTCTCTCAGTGATTGCTCACCGGATAACATCCGCTACAGGTTGAGTATTCGCGTTGTGCCGTATTCCAGGTTCGTCTTTCGATGAACTCAAAAAATACATTGATACAATCACAACCCTGATTCACCTACTCACGCGCCCATCTCTAAGCACGCTTTCGTGAATCTCTTTACTACTTCTTCCTGATTGTTAAAGAACGACAGCCGATATAAGGCGCTATGCCTTAAATCACTTGCTGACTGGCTCAATTGCCAATGCTTAATGCTCAGTTCGCACTGAACGCTAGGCATTGGGAATTGGTGGAGGATGACGGGATCGAACCGACGACCCCCTGCTTGCAAAGCAGGTGCTCTCCCAGCTGAGCTAATCCCCCAGTCATACAGCGCACAGGGCATATCCAGCCAGCTACATCAGCAACCACACCAGACAAGGCAATGGTGGGTCTGGATGGATTCGAACCATCGACCCCCGCCTTATCAAGACGGTGCTCTAACCGACTGAGCTACAGACCCCTGAGCCTGTCTTCAATTAACAGCCGACAAGTGTGAGCGCTCAACTTTGAGACGCGAAGCTCTGGAAAGGAGGTGATCCAGCCGCACCTTCCGATACGGCTACCTTGTTACGACTTCACCCCAGTCATGAATCCTACCGTGGTGACCGTCCTCCTTGCGGTTAGACTAGCCACTTCTGGTAAAACCCACTCCCATGGTGTGACGGGCGGTGTGTACAAGACCCGGGAACGTATTCACCGCGGCATGCTGATCCGCGATTACTAGCGATTCCAGCTTCACGCAGTCGAGTTGCAGACTGCGATCCGGACTACGATCGGTTTTCTGGGATTGGCTCCACCTCGCGGCTTGGCAACCCTCTGTTCCGACCATTGTATGACGTGTGAAGCCCTACCCATAAGGGCCATGAGGACTTGACGTCATCCCCACCTTCCTCCGGTTTGTCACCGGCAGTCTCCCTAGAGTGCTCTTGCGTAGCAACTAGGGACAAGGGTTGCGCTCGTTGCGGGACTTAACCCAACATCTCACGACACGAGCTGACGACAGCCATGCAGCACCTGTGTTACGGCTCCCTTTCGGGCACCCTCACCTCTCAGCAAGGTTCCGTACATGTCAAGGGTAGGTAAGGTTTTTCGCGTTGCATCGAATTAATCCACATCATCCACCGCTTGTGCGGGTCCCCGTCAATTCCTTTGAGTTTTAATCTTGCGACCGTACTCCCCAGGCGGTCAACTTCACGCGTTAGCTTCGTTACCAAGTCAATGAAGACCCGACAACTAGTTGACATCGTTTAGGGCGTGGACTACCAGGGTATCTAATCCTGTTTGCTCCCCACGCTTTCGTGCATGAGCGTCAGTATTGGCCCAGGGGGCTGCCTTCGCCATCGGTATTCCTCCACATCTCTACGCATTTCACTGCTACACGTGGAATTCTACCCCCCTCTGCCATACTCTAGCCCGCCAGTCACCAATGCAGTTCCCAGGTTAAGCCCGGGGATTTCACATCGGTCTTAGCGAACCGCCTGCGCACGCTTTACGCCCAGTAATTCCGATTAACGCTTGCACCCTACGTATTACCGCGGCTGCTGGCACGTAGTTAGCCGGTGCTTATTCTTCCGGTACCGTCATCCCCCCACCGTATTAGGACGGAGGTTTTCTTTCCGGACAAAAGTGCTTTACAACCCGAAGGCCTTCTTCACACACGCGGCATTGCTGGATCAGGGTTGCCCCCATTGTCCAAAATTCCCCACTGCTGCCTCCCGTAGGAGTCTGGGCCGTGTCTCAGTCCCAGTGTGGCTGGTCGTCCTCTCAGACCAGCTACAGATCGTCGCCTTGGTAGGCCTTTACCCCACCAACTAGCTAATCTGCCATCGGCCGCCCCTTGAGCGCGAGGTCCGAAGATCCCCCGCTTTCCTCCATAGAGCGTATGCGGTATTAATCCGGCTTTCGCCGGGCTATCCCCCACTCCAGGACACGTTCCGATGTATTACTCACCCGTTCGCCACTCGCCGCCAGGGTTGCCCCCGCGCTGCCGTCCGACTTGCATGTGTAAGGCATGCCGCCAGCGTTCAATCTGAGCCAGGATCAAACTCTTCAGTTCAAACCTGTTACTGTTTTTCGGTTCCGTTAAGAACCGGTCGCTCACTCAAAATCACTGACGAAAGATCTGATTGCTCAAACCTTCCTCAATTACTTCTGTGTGAGACTCGATTACTTTCGCTATATCAGTGATCCGAAGATCACCGCGCGCCGCCATCGAGCACCCACACTTATCGGCTGTTGATTGTTAAAGAACATTCGCGGGAAGCGCCTTGCTTTCACCGCGTTGCTGCGTCAGCAGCAGAGAAACGAGATTATGAAGAACCTTTTTCGTTTCGTCAACCGGTTTTTTTAACTTCCCAACCTGTCGACTCCACTGGAAAGCCCCGTCAATACTGGCTTTCCGGCCTTCTTCGTTTCCCTCGCGCCGCGTTGGCCGCAGCGCGAAAGACCGGAATTCTAGACACTTGCCTCGCCAGTTGCAAGCGGTTTTTTGAGCAATTCGATCACCGGTGTTTAAAGACCGGTTTCCGCTTCTCAACGAAAGCTGCCATCCCTTCTTTCTGGTCTTCCGTTGCGAACAGCGAATGGAACAGCCGACGCTCGAAATGCACGCCCTCGGCCAATGTCGTCTCATACGCGCGATTGACCGACTCCTTCACCATCATCACCGCCTGCATTGGAAACTCAGCGATTGTCGCGGCCGCAGCAATTGCCTCGTCGATCAGATTCGCCGCCGGGATCACTCGCGACACAAGCCCGGAACGTTCCGCCTCTGCGGCATCCATGAATCGCGCGGTCAGGCACATATCCATCGCCTTCGCCTTCGACACCGCGCGCGGTAAGCGTTGCGTGCCGCCAGCTCCGGGCATGATGCCGAGCTTGATTTCCGGCTGACCGAATTTCGCGGTGTCAGCGGCAAGAATGATGTCGCACATCATTGCGAGTTCGCAGCCGCCGCCCAGCGCGAAGCCGGCAACGGCAGCAATGATCGGCTTGCGAACTGATCGGACAGCTTCCCAGTTCCGCGTGATGTAGTCGCCCTTATAGACATCCATATAAGAGTAAGTCGACATCATTCCGATATCCGCGCCCGCCGCAAATGCTTTCTCACTTCCGGTAATGACAATGGCGCCGATGCCTTCATCCGAATCGAACGCACGCAATGCTTCGCCCAGTTCATCCATTAGCGCGTCATTGAGCGCGTTAAGCGCCTTAGGACGGTTCAATGTAATGAGGCCGACGCGGCCACGTGTCTCAACCAGAATGTTCTCGAAACCCATGCACTCCTCCTAAGTGTTTACCAGCAGGCGCAAGACGCTCGCGCTGCATCCCAATAATGCTAACATTCACCAACCAACCGGTCGGTCAATAAATCGACAAGGTTTCCTCTAACGTTCAGTCAGCATCTTGCCCGCCATGACCCACCCACTCTTTACAAAGCACGAAGACACGCTGCAGAAAGCCCTTGCCGCCATTGAAACCCGCGGCTACTGGAGCCCATTCTCTGAAATGCCGAGTCCCAAAGTGTACGGGGAAACCGCGAACGCGGACGGCGAATCGGCGTTCAAGGCTCTTCTGAACAAAACGTTCGAACTCGATCAGCCGAGCACGGGCGAGATGACGGCAGCGGA
Proteins encoded in this window:
- a CDS encoding enoyl-CoA hydratase, whose product is MGFENILVETRGRVGLITLNRPKALNALNDALMDELGEALRAFDSDEGIGAIVITGSEKAFAAGADIGMMSTYSYMDVYKGDYITRNWEAVRSVRKPIIAAVAGFALGGGCELAMMCDIILAADTAKFGQPEIKLGIMPGAGGTQRLPRAVSKAKAMDMCLTARFMDAAEAERSGLVSRVIPAANLIDEAIAAAATIAEFPMQAVMMVKESVNRAYETTLAEGVHFERRLFHSLFATEDQKEGMAAFVEKRKPVFKHR